The following are encoded in a window of Rissa tridactyla isolate bRisTri1 chromosome 3, bRisTri1.patW.cur.20221130, whole genome shotgun sequence genomic DNA:
- the SRF gene encoding serum response factor isoform X1 — MLPSQAGAGNGAAAALARGSGLGRSPVPVPRGANGGGAAAGPPGGRLEREALYSGSEGDSESAEEEELGGERRGVKRGLAEAAAAAAGPAAGAAAAAYSGGGGGGGGAVSGAKPGKKTRGRVKIKMEFIDNKLRRYTTFSKRKTGIMKKAYELSTLTGTQVLLLVASETGHVYTFATRKLQPMITSETGKALIQTCLNSPDSPPRSDPTTDQRMSATGFEETDLTYQVSESDSSGETKDALKPAFTVTNLPGTTSTIQTAPTTSTSMQVSSGPSFPITNYLAPVSASISPNAVTSANGTVLKTTGASAVTSGGLMPIPTGFTLMSGASLSPGTPTIPLTQLQPHSLALSSQQGQVVTGTAGQLQQAQQTVFRFPARAGGQIVSLTGGTMAQQVPVQAIQVHQAPQQTSPSSDSSTDLTQTSSSGTVTLPATIMTSSVPTTVGGHMMYPSPHAVMYAPTSGLADGGLAVLNAFSQAPSAMQVSHGQVQDQGGVPQVFLTAPSGTVQIPVSAVQLHQMAVIGQQSSSGSSLTELQVVNLDTSHSAKSD, encoded by the exons ATGTTGCCGAGCCAGGCCGGGGCCGGGaacggcgccgccgccgcgctggccCGCGGCTCCGGGTTGGGCCGGTCGCCGGTACCGGTGCCGCGTGGGGCGaacggcggcggggcagcggcggggccgcccggggGCCGCCTGGAGCGGGAGGCGTTGTACAGTGGCAGCGAGGGCGACTCGGAGTcggccgaggaggaggagctgggcggCGAGCGGCGCGGCGTGAAGCGTGGCctggccgaggcggcggcggcggcggcggggcccgcggcaggagcggcggcggccgcctacagcggcggcggcggcgggggcggcggggccgtgaGCGGCGCCAAGCCCGGGAAGAAGACGCGGGGCCGGGTGAAGATCAAGATGGAGTTCATCGACAACAAGCTGCGGCGCTACACCACCTTCAGCAAGAGGAAGACCGGCATCATGAAGAAG GCCTACGAGCTCTCCACGCTGACGGGCACTCAAgtcctgctgctggtggccagCGAGACGGGCCATGTGTACACGTTTGCCACacggaagctgcagcccatgatCACCAGTGAGACGGGGAAGGCGTTGATCCAAACGTGCCTCAACTCCCCAGACTCGCCCCCGCGCTCGGACCCCACCACTGACCAGCGCATGAGCGCCACGGGCTTTGAGGAGACGGACCTCACCTACCAGGTGTCCGAGTCGGACAGCAGTGGGGAGACCAAG GACGCACTGAAACCAGCGTTCACTGTCACCAACCTGCCGGGGACAACGTCCACCATCCAGACCGCCCCCACGACCTCGACCTCCATGCAGGTCAGCAGTGGCCCGTCATTCCCCATCACTAATTACCTGGCGCCAGTGTCTGCCAGCATCAGCCCCAATGCCGTCACCAGTGCCAACGGGACAGTGCTGAAGACTACTGGAGCCAGTGCAGTGACATCTGGGGGCCTCATGCCGATACCCACCGGCTTCACCCTCATGTCAG GTGCTTCCCTTTCTCCGGGGACCCCTACCATTCCTCTCACTCAGTTACAGCCGCACTCCCTGGCTCTTTCCAGCCAGCAGGGCCAGGTGGTCACGGGTACGGCTGGACAGCTGCAGCAGGCACAACAGACAGTCTTCCGCTTCCCTGCCAGAGCTGGAGGGCAGATCGTGTCGCTGACAG GTGGTACCATGGCTCAGCAGGTCCCAGTCCAGGCCATCCAGGTGCACCAGGCACCGCAGCAAACGTCTCCCTCTAGTGACAGCAGCACTGACCTTACCCAGACCTCTTCCAGCGGAACAG TGACCCTCCCGGCGACCATCATGACGTCGTCTGTGCCAACCACTGTGGGTGGCCACATGATGTACCCCAGCCCACATGCAGTGATGTACGCGCCCACATCTGGCCTTGCGGACGGTGGACTCGCAGTCCTCAACGCTTTTTCACAAGCGCCCTCAGCGATGCAGGTGTCCCACGGCCAGGTCCAGGATCAGG GTGGCGTCCCCCAAGTGTTCCTGACAGCCCCATCAGGCACCGTTCAGATCCCGGTCTCAGCTGTCCAGCTTCACCAG ATGGCTGTCATcgggcagcagagcagcagtggcagcagcctGACGGAGCTGCAGGTGGTCAACTTGGACACCTCACACAGCGCCAAGAGTGACTGA
- the SRF gene encoding serum response factor isoform X2 has protein sequence MLPSQAGAGNGAAAALARGSGLGRSPVPVPRGANGGGAAAGPPGGRLEREALYSGSEGDSESAEEEELGGERRGVKRGLAEAAAAAAGPAAGAAAAAYSGGGGGGGGAVSGAKPGKKTRGRVKIKMEFIDNKLRRYTTFSKRKTGIMKKAYELSTLTGTQVLLLVASETGHVYTFATRKLQPMITSETGKALIQTCLNSPDSPPRSDPTTDQRMSATGFEETDLTYQVSESDSSGETKDALKPAFTVTNLPGTTSTIQTAPTTSTSMQVSSGPSFPITNYLAPVSASISPNAVTSANGTVLKTTGASAVTSGGLMPIPTGFTLMSGGTMAQQVPVQAIQVHQAPQQTSPSSDSSTDLTQTSSSGTVTLPATIMTSSVPTTVGGHMMYPSPHAVMYAPTSGLADGGLAVLNAFSQAPSAMQVSHGQVQDQGGVPQVFLTAPSGTVQIPVSAVQLHQMAVIGQQSSSGSSLTELQVVNLDTSHSAKSD, from the exons ATGTTGCCGAGCCAGGCCGGGGCCGGGaacggcgccgccgccgcgctggccCGCGGCTCCGGGTTGGGCCGGTCGCCGGTACCGGTGCCGCGTGGGGCGaacggcggcggggcagcggcggggccgcccggggGCCGCCTGGAGCGGGAGGCGTTGTACAGTGGCAGCGAGGGCGACTCGGAGTcggccgaggaggaggagctgggcggCGAGCGGCGCGGCGTGAAGCGTGGCctggccgaggcggcggcggcggcggcggggcccgcggcaggagcggcggcggccgcctacagcggcggcggcggcgggggcggcggggccgtgaGCGGCGCCAAGCCCGGGAAGAAGACGCGGGGCCGGGTGAAGATCAAGATGGAGTTCATCGACAACAAGCTGCGGCGCTACACCACCTTCAGCAAGAGGAAGACCGGCATCATGAAGAAG GCCTACGAGCTCTCCACGCTGACGGGCACTCAAgtcctgctgctggtggccagCGAGACGGGCCATGTGTACACGTTTGCCACacggaagctgcagcccatgatCACCAGTGAGACGGGGAAGGCGTTGATCCAAACGTGCCTCAACTCCCCAGACTCGCCCCCGCGCTCGGACCCCACCACTGACCAGCGCATGAGCGCCACGGGCTTTGAGGAGACGGACCTCACCTACCAGGTGTCCGAGTCGGACAGCAGTGGGGAGACCAAG GACGCACTGAAACCAGCGTTCACTGTCACCAACCTGCCGGGGACAACGTCCACCATCCAGACCGCCCCCACGACCTCGACCTCCATGCAGGTCAGCAGTGGCCCGTCATTCCCCATCACTAATTACCTGGCGCCAGTGTCTGCCAGCATCAGCCCCAATGCCGTCACCAGTGCCAACGGGACAGTGCTGAAGACTACTGGAGCCAGTGCAGTGACATCTGGGGGCCTCATGCCGATACCCACCGGCTTCACCCTCATGTCAG GTGGTACCATGGCTCAGCAGGTCCCAGTCCAGGCCATCCAGGTGCACCAGGCACCGCAGCAAACGTCTCCCTCTAGTGACAGCAGCACTGACCTTACCCAGACCTCTTCCAGCGGAACAG TGACCCTCCCGGCGACCATCATGACGTCGTCTGTGCCAACCACTGTGGGTGGCCACATGATGTACCCCAGCCCACATGCAGTGATGTACGCGCCCACATCTGGCCTTGCGGACGGTGGACTCGCAGTCCTCAACGCTTTTTCACAAGCGCCCTCAGCGATGCAGGTGTCCCACGGCCAGGTCCAGGATCAGG GTGGCGTCCCCCAAGTGTTCCTGACAGCCCCATCAGGCACCGTTCAGATCCCGGTCTCAGCTGTCCAGCTTCACCAG ATGGCTGTCATcgggcagcagagcagcagtggcagcagcctGACGGAGCTGCAGGTGGTCAACTTGGACACCTCACACAGCGCCAAGAGTGACTGA
- the PTK7 gene encoding inactive tyrosine-protein kinase 7 isoform X1 yields the protein MARISLEDLDGLGEEAEDGGGEDGEEEEEERSRLFAHWEAVASTHRVSLPRAVGTRAMIHFTKEPYSQDALHGRSAILRCEVEEPADVEFEWLQNGLPVQDAEQRFKEGSNLQFAAVDRHRDAGDFQCVARNLLTGEEARTANASFNIKWIETGSVVLKQPASVAEIQPSSTVVLRCHIDGHPRPTWQWFRDGSPLPDGRSTYSVSNKERTLTLQSASPDDNGLYYCCARSAVGFVCSQNNFTLNIIDESFPQAVIVPQDLIVTKNEEAMFDCQFAAVPPPTQEWLFEDSPITNRSKTTVFANGSLLITQVRARSTGVYKCVGHGQRGKALVLKATLRLAEIEEMAPFSPKVLTANQGHRVSCTAPRGIPTPQVWWERNQQRVPTAGRVYQEAEQLIFTSITETDAGIYTCHAANKAGEKKQELSITVATVPKWVEMPKDSQLEESKPGYLHCLSKASLKPTVTWYRNGVSISEDSRFEISENGTLRINNVEVYDGTMYKCVSSTPAGSIEGYARVHVLEKLKFTPPPQPLQCMEFDKEVTVSCSATGREKPTIQWTKTDGSSLPSHVSHNAGILSFHKVSRSDSGNYTCIASNSPQGEIRATVQLVVAVYVTFKLEPEPTTVYQGHTAMFQCQAEGDPVPHIQWKGKDKILDPGKLLPRIQIMPNGSLVIYDVTTEDSGKYTCIAGNSCNIKHREAFLYVVDKPAVEEDEGPGSHTPYKMIQTIGLSVGAAVAYIIIVLGLMFYCKKRRKAKRLKKHPEGEEPEMECLNGGALLQNGQMTAEIQEEVALTNLGSSSGASKRHSAADKMHFPRSNLQTITTLGRGEFGEVFLAKAKGAEDGEGEALVLVKSLQTRDEQLQLDFRREAEMFGKLNHSNVVRLLGLCREAEPHYMVLEYVDLGDLKQFLRISKSKDESLKPQPLTTKHKVSLCTQVALGMEHLSNGRFVHRDLAARNCLVSAQRQVKVSSLSLSKDVYNSEYYHFRQAWIPLRWMPPEAVLEDEFSTKSDVWSFGVLMWEVFMHGEMPYTPLADDEVLAGLQSGKTKLPHPEGCPSRLAKLMQRCWAPSPKDRPSFSELATALGDSPADSKA from the exons CTGTGGGGACTCGAGCAATGATCCATTTCACCAAGGAGCCGTACTCCCAGGACGCCCTGCACGGCCGCAGCGCCATCCTCCGCTGTGAGGTGGAGGAGCCGGCGGACGTGGAGTTTGAATGGCTGCAGAACGGGCTCCCCGTCCAGGACGCGGAGCAGCGCTTCAAGGAAGGCAGCAACCTCCAGTTCGCTGCCGTCGATCGGCACCGGGATGCCGGGGACTTCCAGTGTGTGGCGAGGAACTTGCTCACTGGGGAGGAGGCCCGCACAGCCAATGCGTCTTTCAATATCAAGT GGATTGAGACAGGCAGTGTGGTGCTGAAGCAGCCGGCCAGCGTAGCTGAGATCCAGCCTTCCTCCACGGTGGTGCTGCGGTGTCACATCGACGGCCACCCGCG CCCCACATGGCAGTGGTTTCGGGATGGTTCCCCCCTCCCTGACGGCCGCAGCACCTATTCTGTCAGTAACAAGGAGCGAACGCTGACCCTGCAGAGCGCCAGCCCTGACGACAATGGTCTCTACTACTGCTGTGCCCGCAGTGCCGTCGGCTTCGTCTGCAGCCAGAACAACTTCACGCTGAATATCATTG ATGAGAGCTTTCCTCAGGCGGTGATCGTCCCGCAGGACCTCATCGTGACCAAGAACGAAGAGGCCATGTTTGACTGCCAGTTTgcagctgtgccccctcccacaCAGGAGTGGCTCTTTGAAGACAGCCCCATCACCAACAGATCCAA GACCACCGTGTTCGCCAATGGCTCCCTGCTGATCACCCAAGTGAGGGCTCGCAGCACTGGTGTCTATAAGTGTGTTGGCCACGGTCAGAGGGGGAAAGCTCTTGTGCTGAAGGCGACTCTACGACTAGCAG AGATCGAAGAAATGGCACCCTTCTCCCCGAAGGTGTTGACAGCGAACCAGGGGCACCGTGTGTCCTGCACTGCCCCACGAGGCATACCCACACCCCAAGTCTGGTGGGAGAGGAACCAGCAACGAGTCCCCACTGCTGGCCGGGTGTAccaagaggcagagcagctcatTTTCACCAGTATCACCGAGACGGACGCGGGGATCTACACGTGCCATGCTGCCAACAAGGctggagagaagaaacaggagcTGAGCATCACTGTGGCTA CGGTGCCCAAGTGGGTGGAGATGCCTAAAGACAGCCAGCTGGAGGAGAGCAAGCCAGGATACCTGCACTGCCTCAGCAAGGCCTCCCTGAAACCCACCGTCACCTGGTACCGCAACGGCGTTTCCATCTCTGAG GACTCACGGTTTGAGATCTCTGAGAATGGGACACTGCGCATCAACAACGTGGAGGTATATGATGGGACCATGTACAAGTGCGTGAGCAGCACGCCAGCAGGCAGCATCGAGGGATACGCACGGGTGCACGTGCTGG AGAAGCTGAAgttcacccccccgccccagccgctGCAGTGCATGGAGTTTGATAAGGAGGTTACAGTGTCCTGCTCAGCCACTGGCCGGGAAAAACCCACCATCCAGTGGACTAAAACAG ATGGGAGCAGCCTGCCATCCCACGTCAGCCACAATGCCGGCATCTTGTCCTTCCACAAGGTGAGCAGGAGCGACTCGGGGAACTACACGTGCATCGCCTCCAACAGCCCGCAGGGCGAGATCCGTGCCACCGTGCAGCTTGTGGTAGCAG TTTACGTCACCTTCAAGCTAGAGCCAGAGCCCACGACGGTGTACCAGGGGCACACAGCCATGTTCCAGTGCCAGGCAGAGGGGGACCCCGTGCCACACATCCAGTGGAAAGGGAAGGACAAGATTTTGGATCCCGGCAAGCTCTTGCCCAG GATTCAGATCATGCCCAATGGCTCCCTGGTGATTTACGACGTCACCACCGAGGACTCTGGAAAATACACCTGTATCGCCGGCAACAGCTGCAACATCAAGCACCGCGAGGCCTTCCTATACGTCGTAG ACAAGCCGGCAGTGGAAGAGGATGAAGGACCTGGCAGCCACACACCCTACAAGATGATCCAGACCATCGGGCTTTCGGTGGGGGCAGCTGTTGCCTACATTATTATCGTGCTGGGGCTGATGTTCTACTGTAAGAAGCGGAGAAAAGCCAAGAGGCTGAAGAAGCACCCAGAGGGCGAGGAGCCTGAAATGGAGTGTCTGAATG GTGGTGCTTTGCTGCAGAATGGGCAGATGACAGCAGAGATCCAGGAAGAGGTGGCCTTGACCaacctgggcagcagctctggggccagCAAGCGGCACAGTGCTGCTGACAAGATGCACTTTCCACGTTCCAACCTGCAGACAATCACAACCCTAG GCAGGGGGGAATTTGGCGAAGTGTTCCTGGCCAAAGCAAAAGGTGCAGAGGATGGCGAGGGTGAAGCCCTGGTCCTGGTAAAGAGCCTGCAGACGCGGGATGAGCAGCTGCAGCTGGACTTCCGACGAGAGGCAGAGATGTTTGGCAAGCTGAACCACTCCAATGTCGTgcggctgctggggctgtgccgcGAGGCAGAGCCGCACTACATGGTCCTGGAGTATGTGGACTTG GGGGACCTGAAGCAGTTCCTGAGGATCTCCAAAAGCAAAGATGAGTCTCTGAAGCCACAGCCCCTCACTACCAAACATAAG GTGTCTCTCTGCACACAGGTGGCCCTGGGCATGGAGCATCTCTCCAACGGCAGGTTCGTGCACCGGGACTTGGCAGCCAGGAACTGCCTGGTCAGTGCCCAGCGGCAGGTCAAGGTCTCATCCCTGAGCCTCAGCAAGGACGTGTACAACAG cGAGTACTACCACTTCCGCCAGGCCTGGATCCCGCTGCGCTGGATGCCGCCTGAAGCTGTGCTGGAGGACGAGTTCTCCACTAAGTCAGACGTGTGGTCCTTTGGGGTGCTCATGTGGGAGGTCTTCATGCATGGGGAGATGCCCTACACCCCACTGGCAGATGATGAGGTCCTAGCAG GTCTGCAGTCAGGAAAGACGAAGCTCCCGCACCCCGAGGGCTGCCCTTCCCGCCTCGCCAAGCTGATGCAGCGCTGCTGGGCCCCCAGCCCTAAGGATCGACCCTCCTTCAGCGAGCTCGCCACCGCCCTCGGGGACAGCCCAGCTGACAGCAAAGCCTGA
- the PTK7 gene encoding inactive tyrosine-protein kinase 7 isoform X2: MAAVRALLVLAVGTRAMIHFTKEPYSQDALHGRSAILRCEVEEPADVEFEWLQNGLPVQDAEQRFKEGSNLQFAAVDRHRDAGDFQCVARNLLTGEEARTANASFNIKWIETGSVVLKQPASVAEIQPSSTVVLRCHIDGHPRPTWQWFRDGSPLPDGRSTYSVSNKERTLTLQSASPDDNGLYYCCARSAVGFVCSQNNFTLNIIDESFPQAVIVPQDLIVTKNEEAMFDCQFAAVPPPTQEWLFEDSPITNRSKTTVFANGSLLITQVRARSTGVYKCVGHGQRGKALVLKATLRLAEIEEMAPFSPKVLTANQGHRVSCTAPRGIPTPQVWWERNQQRVPTAGRVYQEAEQLIFTSITETDAGIYTCHAANKAGEKKQELSITVATVPKWVEMPKDSQLEESKPGYLHCLSKASLKPTVTWYRNGVSISEDSRFEISENGTLRINNVEVYDGTMYKCVSSTPAGSIEGYARVHVLEKLKFTPPPQPLQCMEFDKEVTVSCSATGREKPTIQWTKTDGSSLPSHVSHNAGILSFHKVSRSDSGNYTCIASNSPQGEIRATVQLVVAVYVTFKLEPEPTTVYQGHTAMFQCQAEGDPVPHIQWKGKDKILDPGKLLPRIQIMPNGSLVIYDVTTEDSGKYTCIAGNSCNIKHREAFLYVVDKPAVEEDEGPGSHTPYKMIQTIGLSVGAAVAYIIIVLGLMFYCKKRRKAKRLKKHPEGEEPEMECLNGGALLQNGQMTAEIQEEVALTNLGSSSGASKRHSAADKMHFPRSNLQTITTLGRGEFGEVFLAKAKGAEDGEGEALVLVKSLQTRDEQLQLDFRREAEMFGKLNHSNVVRLLGLCREAEPHYMVLEYVDLGDLKQFLRISKSKDESLKPQPLTTKHKVSLCTQVALGMEHLSNGRFVHRDLAARNCLVSAQRQVKVSSLSLSKDVYNSEYYHFRQAWIPLRWMPPEAVLEDEFSTKSDVWSFGVLMWEVFMHGEMPYTPLADDEVLAGLQSGKTKLPHPEGCPSRLAKLMQRCWAPSPKDRPSFSELATALGDSPADSKA; the protein is encoded by the exons CTGTGGGGACTCGAGCAATGATCCATTTCACCAAGGAGCCGTACTCCCAGGACGCCCTGCACGGCCGCAGCGCCATCCTCCGCTGTGAGGTGGAGGAGCCGGCGGACGTGGAGTTTGAATGGCTGCAGAACGGGCTCCCCGTCCAGGACGCGGAGCAGCGCTTCAAGGAAGGCAGCAACCTCCAGTTCGCTGCCGTCGATCGGCACCGGGATGCCGGGGACTTCCAGTGTGTGGCGAGGAACTTGCTCACTGGGGAGGAGGCCCGCACAGCCAATGCGTCTTTCAATATCAAGT GGATTGAGACAGGCAGTGTGGTGCTGAAGCAGCCGGCCAGCGTAGCTGAGATCCAGCCTTCCTCCACGGTGGTGCTGCGGTGTCACATCGACGGCCACCCGCG CCCCACATGGCAGTGGTTTCGGGATGGTTCCCCCCTCCCTGACGGCCGCAGCACCTATTCTGTCAGTAACAAGGAGCGAACGCTGACCCTGCAGAGCGCCAGCCCTGACGACAATGGTCTCTACTACTGCTGTGCCCGCAGTGCCGTCGGCTTCGTCTGCAGCCAGAACAACTTCACGCTGAATATCATTG ATGAGAGCTTTCCTCAGGCGGTGATCGTCCCGCAGGACCTCATCGTGACCAAGAACGAAGAGGCCATGTTTGACTGCCAGTTTgcagctgtgccccctcccacaCAGGAGTGGCTCTTTGAAGACAGCCCCATCACCAACAGATCCAA GACCACCGTGTTCGCCAATGGCTCCCTGCTGATCACCCAAGTGAGGGCTCGCAGCACTGGTGTCTATAAGTGTGTTGGCCACGGTCAGAGGGGGAAAGCTCTTGTGCTGAAGGCGACTCTACGACTAGCAG AGATCGAAGAAATGGCACCCTTCTCCCCGAAGGTGTTGACAGCGAACCAGGGGCACCGTGTGTCCTGCACTGCCCCACGAGGCATACCCACACCCCAAGTCTGGTGGGAGAGGAACCAGCAACGAGTCCCCACTGCTGGCCGGGTGTAccaagaggcagagcagctcatTTTCACCAGTATCACCGAGACGGACGCGGGGATCTACACGTGCCATGCTGCCAACAAGGctggagagaagaaacaggagcTGAGCATCACTGTGGCTA CGGTGCCCAAGTGGGTGGAGATGCCTAAAGACAGCCAGCTGGAGGAGAGCAAGCCAGGATACCTGCACTGCCTCAGCAAGGCCTCCCTGAAACCCACCGTCACCTGGTACCGCAACGGCGTTTCCATCTCTGAG GACTCACGGTTTGAGATCTCTGAGAATGGGACACTGCGCATCAACAACGTGGAGGTATATGATGGGACCATGTACAAGTGCGTGAGCAGCACGCCAGCAGGCAGCATCGAGGGATACGCACGGGTGCACGTGCTGG AGAAGCTGAAgttcacccccccgccccagccgctGCAGTGCATGGAGTTTGATAAGGAGGTTACAGTGTCCTGCTCAGCCACTGGCCGGGAAAAACCCACCATCCAGTGGACTAAAACAG ATGGGAGCAGCCTGCCATCCCACGTCAGCCACAATGCCGGCATCTTGTCCTTCCACAAGGTGAGCAGGAGCGACTCGGGGAACTACACGTGCATCGCCTCCAACAGCCCGCAGGGCGAGATCCGTGCCACCGTGCAGCTTGTGGTAGCAG TTTACGTCACCTTCAAGCTAGAGCCAGAGCCCACGACGGTGTACCAGGGGCACACAGCCATGTTCCAGTGCCAGGCAGAGGGGGACCCCGTGCCACACATCCAGTGGAAAGGGAAGGACAAGATTTTGGATCCCGGCAAGCTCTTGCCCAG GATTCAGATCATGCCCAATGGCTCCCTGGTGATTTACGACGTCACCACCGAGGACTCTGGAAAATACACCTGTATCGCCGGCAACAGCTGCAACATCAAGCACCGCGAGGCCTTCCTATACGTCGTAG ACAAGCCGGCAGTGGAAGAGGATGAAGGACCTGGCAGCCACACACCCTACAAGATGATCCAGACCATCGGGCTTTCGGTGGGGGCAGCTGTTGCCTACATTATTATCGTGCTGGGGCTGATGTTCTACTGTAAGAAGCGGAGAAAAGCCAAGAGGCTGAAGAAGCACCCAGAGGGCGAGGAGCCTGAAATGGAGTGTCTGAATG GTGGTGCTTTGCTGCAGAATGGGCAGATGACAGCAGAGATCCAGGAAGAGGTGGCCTTGACCaacctgggcagcagctctggggccagCAAGCGGCACAGTGCTGCTGACAAGATGCACTTTCCACGTTCCAACCTGCAGACAATCACAACCCTAG GCAGGGGGGAATTTGGCGAAGTGTTCCTGGCCAAAGCAAAAGGTGCAGAGGATGGCGAGGGTGAAGCCCTGGTCCTGGTAAAGAGCCTGCAGACGCGGGATGAGCAGCTGCAGCTGGACTTCCGACGAGAGGCAGAGATGTTTGGCAAGCTGAACCACTCCAATGTCGTgcggctgctggggctgtgccgcGAGGCAGAGCCGCACTACATGGTCCTGGAGTATGTGGACTTG GGGGACCTGAAGCAGTTCCTGAGGATCTCCAAAAGCAAAGATGAGTCTCTGAAGCCACAGCCCCTCACTACCAAACATAAG GTGTCTCTCTGCACACAGGTGGCCCTGGGCATGGAGCATCTCTCCAACGGCAGGTTCGTGCACCGGGACTTGGCAGCCAGGAACTGCCTGGTCAGTGCCCAGCGGCAGGTCAAGGTCTCATCCCTGAGCCTCAGCAAGGACGTGTACAACAG cGAGTACTACCACTTCCGCCAGGCCTGGATCCCGCTGCGCTGGATGCCGCCTGAAGCTGTGCTGGAGGACGAGTTCTCCACTAAGTCAGACGTGTGGTCCTTTGGGGTGCTCATGTGGGAGGTCTTCATGCATGGGGAGATGCCCTACACCCCACTGGCAGATGATGAGGTCCTAGCAG GTCTGCAGTCAGGAAAGACGAAGCTCCCGCACCCCGAGGGCTGCCCTTCCCGCCTCGCCAAGCTGATGCAGCGCTGCTGGGCCCCCAGCCCTAAGGATCGACCCTCCTTCAGCGAGCTCGCCACCGCCCTCGGGGACAGCCCAGCTGACAGCAAAGCCTGA